The genomic region TAAGTAAGAGAGAAGCCCTTTGTTTACTGAGAAGTAAACAAGGGGCTTTAAATCATAATATATTATTGTGATTATCTTGTGATAATGTCAACTTGTAGAATATTTTGATAAATGTCACTATGAAAAACGAGGTGCGTTATCTAATGACACAAGAACAATTAAATAGGTACAAGGTAATTTCTTCCTTAATTGATGGGAAACTATCAATCAGTGAAGCAGCTATGAGCTTAGGTCTAAGTGAACGCCAGATTAAGCGCCTTAAAAAAGGAGTGATGGAACGAGGGCCGGCGTTCCTTATCCATA from Carboxydocella sporoproducens DSM 16521 harbors:
- a CDS encoding helix-turn-helix domain-containing protein, yielding MTQEQLNRYKVISSLIDGKLSISEAAMSLGLSERQIKRLKKGVMERGPAFLIHKNTGRKPQHALTDELKSKIISLKQSDKYKNANFKHFMELLE